In the Mesorhizobium sp. M1D.F.Ca.ET.043.01.1.1 genome, CACCGTAGATGCGGACAAGGTCGGTGCCACGCGTCAGCCATATCGCCGAAGTCCATGGTTCTGTCTTGGCAAGCTCGGCCAACTCCAGAAGAGCGTTAGCGGCCGAGTGACCGGAACCCGCCACCAGCGTCATGCGGCCTGCATAGAGATGGCGGTCCTTACCCAGAACGTCCGGTATGCCATAGGCAATCCGGCTGCCGAGTTCCGCTTCGCCTTCGGCCGGTATGCCGCCCGCACCGAGGGGGTTTGGTGTTTGCCAGGTGCCTGACGCATCGATCACCGCACGGGCGCTGTTACGGCGTCTACCGTCAGCGGCGTCTACCAGAAGCATGAATGGCTTGTCTTCCCGGCCCTTGCTTAGGACCTTGTCGGCTCCCCATCGCGAGATCGCGACGACGCGCGTTGGTTTCGATAGACGGTGCCAGTTCGGGAAGACTGGCAAGCGGCGCTACATATCGGCCGACGATTTCAACGCCCGTTGGAAATGCCTCTGCTACTGGCATTCGCCATCCATGGCTCTCAAGAAGCTTTCGGGCGGCTGTGTCGACGCAATACCGCCAGGGGGTGAACACCCTGACGTGACCCCAATCGCGAAGGTTCGTCCCGACCTGGGCGCCAGCCTCGTAGAGCTTTACGGGGATTCCGCGGCTGACAAGGTGCGCCGCTGCGGCCAGGCCGACCGGCCCACCGCCTATTACGGCAACCGGAAGATTTCCAAGGTTCGTCATTTTCCACCTTCCATGCCTCCAGAATTATCGAAATAATGGACAGAAGGAGAAGCTAAGCTACACCCTCCGCCTCCGTCGAAGCGCAGACGGCATCCGCGCAGCACTCGTCCGCTAGGAAGCCGATCAGGCCATTGATCACGGGATAGTTGGCGCGACAGATAAGTGTCGTTGCCTGCCGTTCCTGGGTCACCAATCCGGTCAGCACCAGGCGATGCAAATGATGCGAGAGCGTCGAAGCGGCAATACCCAGCGTCTCTTGAAGACTTCCCACCGGCCTACCCGCCTCGCCGGTTCGGACGAGCAAGCGATAGAGCTTGAGCCTCGTCGGATTTCCAAGCGCTTCGAGTTGTTTTGCTGCTTGTTCGAGTTTCATGGAAATAGGCATAGGCATTTACCGGCCAAGCCGTCAAGGCAATTTCGAATATTGTGGAAATATGGGCAGCGAATTCGCCTACAGTCAACGTATGGCAGGTCGAACGTGATATAGATGCTCTGAAGATGGAGGCATGTCGCCGATCCCGGGCATGGGTTCTGGCGGCGAGTGAGCATGGCAAGCGAAGGCGAAACCATTGTCCTGGGCATTCCCATTCCGTCCAGCGATCCGGTGTTTCTCGCTGTCGTGGGCGTCCATGTCCTCTTCGGGCTTGCCGCCGTGATCACCGGGGCTGGCGCGATGCTCGCTCAAAAGGGACGCGGACGGCATTCCACGTTCGGAATCCTCTACTTCTGGTGCCTGTTGGGCGTGTTCGTCACCATGAGCGTCCTATCGCTCATGCGCTGGGCGGAAAGCTCCCACCTGTTCACGTTAGGGAGTATTTCCTTCGTATCCGCCTGTTTCGGACGCACCGCCGCCCGGCGACGCTGGCGTCAGTGGCCCAGGCTGCACCTCACCGGCATGGGTCTGTCCTACATCGTGATGCTCACCGCATTTTACGTCGACAAAGGCAAGAACCTGCCGCTTTGGAAGGAGCTTCCGGCCATTGCATTTTGGATTCTGCCCGCCGCGTTCGGAATGCCGATAATCCTCCGCGCCTTATTTCGACACCCGGTGGTCCTGGACCTCGATCGCTCGCGAGCGGCAACCGACAGATGGGCAAATCCAGATTGAGAGGCGAGCGCCTCCCGCAGGCTTCCAACTGCCTGCCCCCTCACCGGCCCTTACGAGCATACGCGAGAGGCCGAACGGCCGGAACAAGGGCAGCGCCCGCTGACTGCTGCAACAAATAGCCCCTCTGTCCAATCCTGCGTCAAGACCGCTTGCCAGTCCAGCACCGCCTGGGGGCTTGCGGTTGGCCAGCGCAAGGCTGAGGCCCCTGGGGCTGTTGCTGGCCACCGCGCGCTCGATGACGCACGCGACGAAGGCAGATATCACCTCATTCCCGGCTGGTTCCGTACTGTAGCACCTGGACCTTCTCCAGAGTCACCAGACCGCTCGGCATGATGCCCTCCAGTGCCGGCAGAAAGGCGTTGATCTTTTCCTCGCTGTCGACGATCTCGACGACGAGAGGCAAATCCAGCGACAGCCTGAGGATCTTGGCAGTGTGCAGCCGGCTGGAATGGCCGAACCCCAGTCCGCCGCGCAGCACCGTCGCGCCGGCAAGGTGCATCTCGCGAGCCTTGAGAACGATCGACTCATAGAGGGGATGGTCGGGACCTCGGTCGTCTTCACCGATGAAGATGCGGAGAAGCACGGCTTGTCGTGGTATATGCATGGTCATATTCCTCCCAAGCGGGTGTGGCACGCGGCGTCATCGCTTCGGCTTAGTCGTGGTTGACACCGCTGACTTCGTTGCGCGCCGTTCCTTCAAATATTCTATTGTACAGGTCCTGGCCGAAGCTCGTTTGCAGGGGTGCAGACTCTTTCAATTTGAAGGTTCTTTCCCCGTCCTCTCGCCTCTCGGCGCGCAGAAACATCGCGCTCCGCAGACTGCGTTCGTATAGGCCGTGGGCGAACTCGAAGAGATGGGTTACGAAGTATACCTTCATCCCGGTTTCGGTCATGGCCTCGACAATCTGTCTCGCGATCTCGGAGCCCTCGCGCTCGTTTGTTGCTGCAAATGACTCATTGAACAGCACCATGGAACCAGAGCCCAGGTGATCGACAATCTCGCTCATCCGGCCGAGTTCCTCGTCCAGCTTGCCGCTCTTCATCGTGGCGTCTTCCTCGCGCTTGAAGTGCGTGAATACGCCGTGAGCCACGTCCACAGGGAATCTGGCCGCCGCCACGAACATGCCGGCCTGCATCATCAACTGAGCCAGGCCGAGGGCGCGAAGGAAGATTGATTTGCCCCCCTTGTTGGCGCCGGTAATAACGACAAGGTTCTTGCCGTCGGCATGAAGATCGTTGCCGATCACCGGCTGCCCAACATTGAGGGCCAGGCAGACGTCATAGAGCTGCTCGGCAGACTGTCGCTCTCGGCCGATGCCGGACGGGATCGGAAAGCAGACGGGCTCGCTGATTCCGGCCAGGCGCTCATGGAGGTTGAGACATCCGATGTAGAATGCCAGCTCCGTGCGCATCTGGGTGAAGAAGCTCAAAATGTGGTCGTTCGACTGCGCGAGCGCATTGGCGACGAGATTCACACCCGGTCCTGCAGCTCCGACAGCGCCCTTGCGCCCTGCTCGTCACGCGGATGGAGATGATACGCGAGGACCGGCGGTCCCTTCACAAAAAGGCGCCTCCACCAACTCCGGTCGATGTCGAGAGGCTTGCGGAGCACGTAGTTGCCGCCCTTGTTCCCGGCCTGCAGCTCGGCGCTCATCAGCACGCCGTCGTTCAGCTTCAACTGCCGGAGATGATACTGGATTTCGACGAAGTGTCGGCGTCGAGTTCAGTGCAGATCATGGCAAAAAAGCCCTGGAACCCGGCGGATTTGAAGCCGGAAGCCTGCTTCTCGGCGATCGTCCTCAACTTGCGCAGGCGCGACACGAACATTGTCAGCACCTCGACCGAACGGCGCAGGACGGTATCGGGATATCCCATTAGGAGGCCCCAGTGGTTCTTCTTCTCGCTTTCGATCGTCTCCACGGCGAGAGCGTAGAGTTCGAGCGCCAGCTCCGAATGGCTCAGGCAATCCCGCAGGACTTCCTGCCGGAACAGGATCGCCTCCTCGTCCTCCAGGGAGGCTAGAATGACCTTTCGCGCGACATCGAGGAGGAATTCGTCCTGGCCTGCCATCGCCTTGAACAGAGTGTCGAGCTCGAGGTCCTGCACAAGCGGCCCTGCTTGCCAGGGCAGCGCCTCTTCCCGGGCGAAGTCTCTGTCCCTGAAAAGGAGAAAAGGCTTCATGACGCAAGCCTGTGTTTCAGTTCTTCATAGGTGAGGCGATGCTGGCGGGCGATCGCCATGGCGTGGGACAGCCCGTCGGCGGGTCGTCGCACGATCTTGAAGGTTCGCCGGGCTGGAACCTTCGGATCGACAGTGCTGACCATGCTCACCGTCTTCTCGTTGAGCTTGCTCAGTTCGTCGACGAACGTGACGCACACGGCCAGAAGGTCGAGCCCGGAAAGCTCTTCCATGACCTTCCGGCCGAGGAACAATGCATCATGCAGCGTCGTGGAGGTGAATATCTCGTTCATGATGACGATGCTGTCGGGCGTTGCCTGACCGAGTATGTCGTGGATGCGCAGAAGGTCGTCTTCGAGCTTGCCGTGCAGCGACCGGGTGTCCTCTTCCTTTTCGAAATGGCTGAACAGCCGATCGAACAACAAGAGACGGGCGCTTTTGCCAGGCACCGGGCATCCGAGGCTCGCCAGGTAGTGCATTTGGCCGAAGGCGCGAGCAAAGGTCGTCTTGCCACCCTGGTTCGGCCCTGTCACCACGATAATGCGCTCGGGGCCCTTCAGATGAAAATCGTTGGTGATCACGACCGCTTTCTCAGAATGCAGCTTCTGCGCAAGAGCGAGATCGAAGCCGCCGGCGCTGCTGATATCTTTGCCGCCGCTCAGCATCTCAGGATAACAAAAATCGAGCCCATCACGACGTAGCGGTGCGATGTATTCCAGAAAGGCGAGATAGAATTCCACCTGACGATCGAAGGCACTGATCTTCGGGTCGACAAAGGTCCCGCTTGCCTCGCAGAAGGCGTGAAGCGCCTGGAAGACTTCCGGAAAAAGCTGCGCCACCATGCCCAAGCACGGCCGCCTCGATATGGTTCATCTCGAAGAAATCGGAGAATTTGGCGAGATAGCTCTGTACGGCGCCGCGTTTGAATTTGTCGAAGGTCTTTTCGACCTCCGCGCTGTAATCCATTTCCATCTCCGGTTTGCGCACCCTGATGCGGCTGCCTTTGATGTGAAGGCAGTAGCGGATGTTGGAGAGCTCGTCCTTGATCCGCACCGCCTCCCGACGAAGCGACTGGAAATGGTTCGAGTTGGTGTGCTGGGCCACGAAATCCCGGAACGCGATCAACCCGCGTGACCGCAACCGCGTGCGGGAGAAATCGCCTCCGAGATCCGTCACGGCGTCGCAATAGGCCGTAACGGCATCGAGAACCACCCGCTCCTTTTGGTGGAGATAGTGGAGCTTGGCCGCCTTCGCGAGGGTCTCACGCATTTCGCGCATCCGCTGCGCAATCGCCTAACCGCCTGGTTCACGGCGTCGTCTTCAAGGTCGCGGAATACCTCATGCCGGTAGCAAACGGCGCCTACCATGCGCGCCGGAGCATGGAAGAACGGGATCAGATTGTATTCGCTCCGGCCGGCGGTAACGGCGGCGACGATCTGGTCGAGATTGAGATCGACGAAGCAGGCCGGTTCGGCGTCGATTTCCTCTGGCGTGCCGCCGAGGATGCTTTCCGTAAGCCCAGGTTCTGGATGCAGCGCCACCCTTTGCTCGTCCGGCTGCAAGGCGCTCTTCGGACTTGCGCCGTCGGCAGCCGCGTCTCGCTCATACGCTATCACGGAACCTTTGGGCATGGCTCCCTCATTTGACGACCAGCACATGGCAGGGTGCAAGCTCGACCAGGCGGTCCGTCGTGCTGCCGATCAGCCGATTGTAGAGGGCGGAATGGCCCATATAGCCGATCACGAGCAGGTCGAAGCCACCACGTTCGATGAAGTCGATGATGCAGGGAACGGCGTGACCGGCGACGACATGGGTCTCGAGCTTCACCTGCGCGGCCTTGGCCTGAAATTGCGCCTGTGCGATCACCTTCTGGTACCGCTGATCTTCATCGAGCCTGTCCTCGACGACTTCGTCGATCGTCGCCGGCATACGCGGCATCTCCTCTACCGAGATCATGGCAAGCTTGGCCTTGAGCCTGTGAGCCAGCTTCAGGGCGACGGCGAGTGCCTTGGCGGCTCCGTCGGAGCCGTCGTTGGCTATGAGGATGTTGCCGTACATGTCAGGCCTCCTCCTCTGCCGGCCTCGCCGAACGAGCGGCGTTTTCGACCGGCTTGAAGTCCGGCTGGAACCAGCGCTGGGCTATGATTGTCGGCACCAGCGCGCTGCCGATTACGGCCGTCACCAGGATCGTATATTGCTGCTGGTCGATGATGTGATTGGTGAGGCCAAAGAGCGCCGAGATCGTGCCGAAGGTCAGCCCGGTCGACATCAGCAGAGTGGTGTACATGCCTTCCCGCGCTTCGAAACGAAACGCCTTGGTAAGCGGCAGGATGCCGACGAATTTGGTGGCCATCTTGATCGCGAGGAAGACCGCGATCAGGCCGGCGGCCGAAAGAACGGCATGGAAATCGACCAGCGATCCGGCCTTCAGGAAATAGAAAGGCGTCAGGATCGTGAAGGCGATGATGCGCATCCGGTGGGGAAGCTCCGGGTCGGCGAGGAAGGCCGGTGCCAGCGCCATGCCGACGAGATAGGCCGGAAGCACGGCCTCGCTGCCGGCAACCGAAGCGAGGCCGCCGAGGCCGAGTAGGACCAGGGAAATGAACTTCGTTTCCGGTTCGCTGACGCGGTGACCCACCCTTGCAAAAAACCACGGCGCGAAGCGTGGCAGCATCCAGAGCGCCACCGCCGTCACGGCGCCGAACAGCGCCAGCCAATAGTCGAAATGCGCAAAGACGACGCCGAGGGCGAGCACGGTGCCGAGATCGTTTATGAAGCAGGCGGCAAGAATGATCTTGCCCATCTCCGTCTTGTTGAAGCCGGTCTCGACCATGACAGCGTAGACGACGGCAACAGAGGTTGTCGAAAGCGATATCCCGGCGATCTGGGCTTGCGGCCAGGGCCAGCCGATGGCGTAGTGGGCATAGAGCAAGACGCCGATATAGGGCGCCAGAAAACCGACGACGCCGATCGACATGCTCGATTTGAAGTGCTTGCGCACCACGGTGGGGTCGATTTCGGTGCCGGCCAGGAAAGTCAGCAGGATCGCCCCGAACCCGGCCAGAAAGTTCACCCATTCGGTGAGGTGCAGACCGATGGTGTTGCCGGCCACAGCCCCGACGATGATCTCCACAAGGGCGACCGACATCGCCACCCTGATCGAAATAACCGAAGCCAAAAGAGCAAGTCCTAACCAGACCGCAGAGACCAGCCAGACATTCTCCATCGCGCTCTCCTCTTCCAGCCCGGCGGGCCGGCAGCGTTGGTAGCATGGTGGTGACGGGCAACAAAAAAACCCGCCTCGCGGCGGGCCGATCTCCTGACTCGACTCCCACCGCGCGTTTCCACTCGGCAGGAGTCATTAGCCTTTCAAGGCGGTTTTGGGGGACTCCATCCCCTTCCAAACAACATAGGAAGTCGAGCCGGAACTCGGCAAGGGCGACTTCGCGGCTTTCGCATCGGGGCACCTTGCACAATTGAAATGTTACGGCCGTTACAATATGATGATTGACATGGTAACTCGCCCATGGCTACTGCTGACCTACAAGGTCCCGCCCGAGCCCGCCGCCAGGCGCATCGCGCTTTGGCGGCGCCTGAAGGGGATGGGGGCGGTCTATTTGCAGAATGGCGTTTGCCTGCTGCCCAAGAGCGATGACCATGTCCGTCGTCTGAAGATGCTGGAAAACGAGGTCGCCGGGATGGGCGGCGAATCCGTGATCCTGGAGACCGTCGCCCTCGATCGCGCGCAGGAGGAGAAGGTCATTGCCCGTTTCAAGGCCGACCGGGACGAGGCATACCGCGAGTTCATCGACAAATGCGCGGACTTCGAGGGCGAGATCGCAAAAGAGCGGGCGGCCAACCACTTCACCTACGCCGAGTTGGAAGAGAACGACGTCGACTTGAAGAAACTGCAGGGCTGGCTCGAGAAAATCCGCAAGCTGGACTTCTACAATGCGGCGCTGGCCGTGGAGGCCGAAGAGCGCCTTCACGCCTGTGAAGCGCTG is a window encoding:
- a CDS encoding DUF2306 domain-containing protein; translation: MASEGETIVLGIPIPSSDPVFLAVVGVHVLFGLAAVITGAGAMLAQKGRGRHSTFGILYFWCLLGVFVTMSVLSLMRWAESSHLFTLGSISFVSACFGRTAARRRWRQWPRLHLTGMGLSYIVMLTAFYVDKGKNLPLWKELPAIAFWILPAAFGMPIILRALFRHPVVLDLDRSRAATDRWANPD
- a CDS encoding metalloregulator ArsR/SmtB family transcription factor, with product MKLEQAAKQLEALGNPTRLKLYRLLVRTGEAGRPVGSLQETLGIAASTLSHHLHRLVLTGLVTQERQATTLICRANYPVINGLIGFLADECCADAVCASTEAEGVA
- a CDS encoding cation:proton antiporter translates to MENVWLVSAVWLGLALLASVISIRVAMSVALVEIIVGAVAGNTIGLHLTEWVNFLAGFGAILLTFLAGTEIDPTVVRKHFKSSMSIGVVGFLAPYIGVLLYAHYAIGWPWPQAQIAGISLSTTSVAVVYAVMVETGFNKTEMGKIILAACFINDLGTVLALGVVFAHFDYWLALFGAVTAVALWMLPRFAPWFFARVGHRVSEPETKFISLVLLGLGGLASVAGSEAVLPAYLVGMALAPAFLADPELPHRMRIIAFTILTPFYFLKAGSLVDFHAVLSAAGLIAVFLAIKMATKFVGILPLTKAFRFEAREGMYTTLLMSTGLTFGTISALFGLTNHIIDQQQYTILVTAVIGSALVPTIIAQRWFQPDFKPVENAARSARPAEEEA
- a CDS encoding Chromate resistance protein ChrB, producing the protein MVTRPWLLLTYKVPPEPAARRIALWRRLKGMGAVYLQNGVCLLPKSDDHVRRLKMLENEVAGMGGESVILETVALDRAQEEKVIARFKADRDEAYREFIDKCADFEGEIAKERAANHFTYAELEENDVDLKKLQGWLEKIRKLDFYNAALAVEAEERLHACEALLDAYAKQVFDAHDENR
- a CDS encoding DUF190 domain-containing protein, whose protein sequence is MHIPRQAVLLRIFIGEDDRGPDHPLYESIVLKAREMHLAGATVLRGGLGFGHSSRLHTAKILRLSLDLPLVVEIVDSEEKINAFLPALEGIMPSGLVTLEKVQVLQYGTSRE
- a CDS encoding universal stress protein, yielding MYGNILIANDGSDGAAKALAVALKLAHRLKAKLAMISVEEMPRMPATIDEVVEDRLDEDQRYQKVIAQAQFQAKAAQVKLETHVVAGHAVPCIIDFIERGGFDLLVIGYMGHSALYNRLIGSTTDRLVELAPCHVLVVK